One window of the Desulfovibrio sp. JC010 genome contains the following:
- the rpe gene encoding ribulose-phosphate 3-epimerase produces the protein MAAKETIISPSLLSCDFSRLADELKALEEAGLKWAHLDVMDGKFVPNITFGPPVIKSMRKECNLFFDCHLMIEQPERYIDEFCDAGADLLCIHAESTVHLERAVAAIAEKGVKPAIALNPATPLESIKYLIPQLHMVLIMSVNPGFGGQKYIPFCTQKVRDLRKMIDDMGADTLIQLDGGVTMENCRELVEAGADVLVSGSAFFKYPPYAERHKMFLETCAGK, from the coding sequence ATGGCAGCCAAGGAAACAATAATTTCCCCGTCCCTGCTTTCCTGTGATTTCAGCCGTCTGGCCGATGAACTGAAAGCCCTGGAAGAAGCGGGCCTCAAATGGGCTCACCTTGACGTAATGGACGGAAAATTCGTGCCCAACATCACTTTCGGGCCTCCGGTTATCAAATCCATGCGCAAAGAATGCAACCTGTTCTTTGACTGCCATCTCATGATCGAGCAGCCTGAACGTTACATCGATGAATTCTGCGATGCCGGGGCAGACCTGCTCTGCATCCATGCCGAATCCACCGTGCACCTTGAGCGCGCTGTAGCCGCAATAGCTGAAAAAGGTGTAAAGCCCGCAATCGCGCTGAACCCGGCCACCCCGCTGGAATCCATCAAATACCTGATCCCGCAGCTGCACATGGTGCTGATCATGTCCGTTAACCCCGGTTTCGGCGGTCAGAAGTACATCCCCTTCTGTACCCAGAAGGTACGTGACCTGCGCAAGATGATCGATGACATGGGTGCCGACACCCTCATCCAGCTGGACGGCGGCGTAACCATGGAAAATTGTCGCGAACTTGTTGAAGCAGGCGCGGATGTGCTTGTTTCCGGTTCAGCATTCTTCAAATATCCGCCCTACGCAGAGCGTCACAAGATGTTTCTGGAGACCTGCGCTGGGAAATAA
- a CDS encoding AsnC family transcriptional regulator → MDAVDKDILGIIQSGFPIAPRPYEEIGKMVGVSEDEALSRVNVLREDGVIRRVGANFGSRELGWHSTLCAASVPEEKMEEFVAEVNRHKGVTHNYLRENDFNIWFTFIGPDKETVKGTLDAITERTGIRVLYLPATKMFKIKVDFDMKEDKEKK, encoded by the coding sequence ATGGACGCAGTAGATAAAGACATTCTCGGCATCATCCAGTCCGGATTCCCCATTGCGCCCCGCCCTTACGAGGAGATCGGGAAAATGGTCGGTGTATCCGAAGACGAAGCCCTTTCACGGGTCAACGTTCTGCGCGAAGACGGTGTCATCCGCCGCGTGGGTGCGAACTTCGGTTCCCGTGAACTGGGCTGGCATTCTACTCTTTGCGCCGCCAGCGTGCCTGAAGAAAAAATGGAAGAATTCGTGGCCGAGGTTAACCGCCACAAAGGCGTGACCCACAACTACCTGCGTGAAAACGACTTCAACATCTGGTTTACCTTCATCGGGCCGGACAAGGAGACCGTGAAAGGAACTCTCGATGCAATCACCGAGAGAACCGGAATCCGCGTTCTCTATCTGCCCGCCACCAAAATGTTCAAGATCAAGGTTGATTTTGACATGAAGGAAGACAAGGAGAAAAAATAA